CATGAAAACTGGCCAGACGGCTAGAACAGGTCGAACTGGTCGGGGGATTTTTTTGCGGGTTTCCTGGCCTTCCCACAGTAGGAAATGATCCGTTCATATTGCTTGTCGGTGAAAGTCAGAATATTCACCCGCCCGCCCTCGGGCAAGGCGTTTTCCACGCGCTTGCAGTAGGTCTCGACCTGTGCTTGGCTGGTGCAGAAACGCATATATACGGAAAACTGAGTCATCTCGAACCCCATGTCCAACAGGGTGTTACGAAAGCCTGTTGCAGCCTTGCGTTCTGCCTTTTCGACCACTGGTAGGTCGAACATGACGGCGACCCACATCAGTCGGTATCCGCTGAGCATCGAAGGTCAGTCATCGGCCAAGCTGGCCGCCAGTGAGAGCGGCAGTCCCGGGAGCGGGAGATCAAGTTTGTCCCGCTCTCCTAGATAGACTTGAGCCAGTGAGACTGCGAGCCGCTGCATGCAGACCATAGCAGGCGTCGCGCCCGAGCAGGTCTGCATGTCATCGTACAAAGAGTGCACCAATGCGCGTTTGGTTTTGGGAGATACCTGAGACTCTCCCCTTTGGCGTAGCTGCCAGACGAGCAAATCGATCAAGGGGCGGAAGGGTTCCATTAAGTCATCAACCAGACGCATCGGGTTGCCCTCGTTACGGTGATGCAACCCCAACGTCGGGTGCAGCCCTGCGGCAACGACCGCGCGAGCCGTTGCAGCGCGCAGTACCGTGTATCCATAGTTGAGCAAGCCATTGAGTCCGCTGCCATTCTGGTCCCGGCGGAAGTCTTCGCCAAATAGCAGCCCCCAATAACGGCGTGCGCCTTGTGCCTCCAGGTTGTCCGGATCGCCGGAACGTACTTTGGTGACCAGGGCTGTGAGTGGGGCTGTGGTAGCGCCAGCCGCTCCGAGTGCAGCAGCCTGCTGTTGCAACTTCGACTTGACGATGTCGGCCCATAGGCGTTTATGCGTTGGTTTGTTAGCTGCCAATTGGGCATCGAACCGCTTGGCCTGCTGGAAATTACCATCGACTGGCCAAAGCATGCCAACCGTATTGTGGTTGGCCGCGCAGAGTACGAAAGGGGCACCGCGTTCAGCCAATGCGACCAGAAGGTTGTTGGAATAGCTCAGGCCATGTGCGTTGGCGATCACGGCCGTGATGTCGTCCAGAGGGATTTGTCCAAGTTCTTTGTGTTCTCCCTCGGTGTCCTGGACGACCATGAAGCCGCGAGACACGAACAGGTGCCTTCGATTATCAGCCACTTCGACGATGCGGCCGATCATGGTGGTCAGCCTCTGAAGCCGTAGTCGCGCAAATCGCCAATTTCCGAGACGATTATGCGGCGGCCTTGGGCTTTCTGAAGTGAGCCGGCATATTTGGATACATAGGAGAACGGGTCATTTTTGTCGCGATTGCGCGAGTCCACGTTGGTTTCATTGTGATCGCACATGGATATTTGTCCGTTCCCTTTGATAACCACCACTCGCATCGTTCGTTGGATGTCATTTATCTTGAGTCTTACGATATCGTCAATCATCAGCCGCATCACAAGAGGTTTTCCAGATTGGCTATACGATGGATCTCTGAGTTTCTTGAGACCAAGGTTCTCGCCGAATTGTCGTATGATCTGATATGCTTGAAATGTTGAAATGACATCGCCATTCCACTTGCCTTTTTCGTCACGCCATATCTCTATGCAGTAATTGCTTCCGCCGACGTATCCCTTATATGCTTTGGATTGTCCCTGTTCGTCCAGGCCGTGGCGTTTGGGGTCGTTTGTGCTGTTTATCGTTACCACGCTTTTGTATTTCGTTTCGCGCTGACGCGGGCCGCCATCATCGGGGCGGACGCGGCGAGAGACCATGCCATTTTCACGTAGGCCCCAGGCAGTTTCTTCGTGCATGGCGCCTTGGTAACCGTGGTCCGGTTTATGGCTGACGATAATGCTGCCCAGGGCTCGTTCAACGTGTTCACGATAGGTCGGCCAGGGGAACGGCATTTCTCCCACTAAGCGATCGAGCTGTTTCTCCCGGGCGCTGGCGCTGGTTGTGGCGAAGCGCTGCAACAACCCCTGATCGGTAATACCGACCACCGCTGCATCTAGGGCATGATGGCGGTGGTCATTGCGGTTCTTGAGGTCCGATCCGGACAGGAGGCTGTTCAGGCCGAATTTTCCGCGCAGCATGGCTGTCATGCGTCCCGGAATGGCACGAACCTGGTTGGGCGGACAGATCAAGGACAGATATTCCTTGGCGACCCTCGATAGATAAGCGGTGTCATTCAGAGCGCGAGCCAGGAAATCCTTATCCTCTTTGAGCCAGCGTTGGTATCCGTCAGGGGCGAACCGCTTGGCCTTTTCCTTCGACATCAGCGCCGCACGTTCCAAGATGGCCGTATAGTCGTAGCCTGGAATGGGCTTTTCGCCGAATGCCTGGTAAGGAGTACGATTGCCTTTATCACGATTTGCGCGGCGCAGTGTTACCGTTTTGTTGTTGAGGCTGTCGTCCAGGGTCATGGAGAAGGGCAGGATGTGCTCGATCTCAACCTCGTTGGAGAGGAGACACTCGATACTGATCTGCTCTCCCGTGTAGGGGCAGCGCCGGGCGGCGACATCCTTGGGGTTGAGTTCCACCCAGAGCTGCATCTTCTGCGAGAGTTCTCGGCGCTTGGCCTTGCCGAGATTGGCGGGTGTCAGTCCTAATGCTGAGCATGCCTCGGCGACCTGCTGTTCGTTCAGGTCTTGCCGTGCTTTCTGTTCTTTCTGAATCTCCCGTTTCTTTTCTCGGCTGAGCTTCAGTTCTCGGGCCACTTCCACGATGACTTCGCTGGGGTGCCCATAACGCTTGATGAGGGCGTTGACGACCTTACGCAGTTCGTTCAGGCCGATATGAATAGTCGGGTTGGCGATTTTCCCGAGGCGTTTCTCGGGCGGGTCATCCAGGTTACCAGTACCAAAACTGACGTGCCGTTGTAGCGGTTCACCGTAGTAGGGCAGGGTGTCGAATATTTCCCCGGTTTTCTGGGTATAGAAGAGTGCACTATGGCTATCGAATCCGGCACGTTTGGCAGCTTCTGAGTACACCACGACATCCTTGATCAGTTCCGGAAGAATTCGTCCCAGTGCCGCACGGCTTAGACTGCCATAGCCTTCAGGCAGGCTGCAGTTGGCTATGCGCTCGGCTGTAGCTTCATTTACCCCAGTGGTTTTTTGCAACCAGTCGATCAGTGCAGACTCGCTAGGGTCGTTAAGGAGTTTTTCGACAATTTCATCTTGCCTGATTAGTGGGTAGTCATTCCATGAGTTACCGAAATATTGATCCTTCGAAAGAATGTAAGTGGTTTTGTTGCCGTTGAGCCGGTCACGCTTGATGTCCTCCAGATTGAATTTAGTCGTGCCGGGCAGTTTGAGCGCCTTTAGTAATTTTGTGAAAGTAACATCGCCACGCTCCAACAGTTCCACAATGGTATTGCGTTGAGCCAGGGTTAGCTGTTGCTCACGTAGGTCGGATGTTAGCAATCGCAGATTGTTGAGTTCCTGGTAGATGCGGAATCGCTGTGTGCTGGGTAATGCAAGCGGTGCCCGTTCCTCATCTGGTAACAAGGTGCAGCGGCCCGGTTTGACGGGCCTGAGTGGTCGTTGGTGAAGCAGAATATCCTTGAATTCGTTACGGGCCGAGTCTGTGAAGAGCGCAGGGTTGAAGCCACTTTGTTGTTCCCATAGCGTATCGAACTCATGTTCAATCATGGCGCGGTCAGCGTAGAAGTCATACTTCTTATCTTTCTGGATTCTGCCGCGCAGTCGGGCGCGGACGCTCAGACCATATTCGTGGCGATTGGCTAGCCATTCGCCAAGCGTATGGCAGTTCTCCTGCTTCAGCTTGTCACGCAGGTCTTTGATAGCCTTCTTGAGTGTGCCGCTGTCATTGTCTTTTTTGTCTGTCTTTCGATTACTCAGGAATCCACGACGCTGGTTAATATGGAACAATGCGCGGGCGAATTCGGGGCCGGTAAGCGCTTGGTACAACCCTTTCTTACGCAGGATGTACGGGTCGAGCTTGGTTAGCTCTTTGCGGTACGTAGAGTCTTGAGGAAAGAAGCCCAATCGGATAAGGGCGGACAGTAAGCGTGCTTTGCGCTTCAGCAGGCGGTCGCGACGGCGGCGCATCTGGCGTGCCTGCCTGCGGGTGACGGCAAGTGAACTGCCATCCTTGGGGTTGCGTCCATCCGAGAAGATGCGCACTCCCATG
The Gammaproteobacteria bacterium genome window above contains:
- the cas2 gene encoding CRISPR-associated endonuclease Cas2, which encodes MLSGYRLMWVAVMFDLPVVEKAERKAATGFRNTLLDMGFEMTQFSVYMRFCTSQAQVETYCKRVENALPEGGRVNILTFTDKQYERIISYCGKARKPAKKSPDQFDLF
- the cas9 gene encoding type II CRISPR RNA-guided endonuclease Cas9 (Cas9, originally named Csn1, is the large, multifunctional signature protein of type II CRISPR/Cas systems. It is well known even to general audiences because its RNA-guided endonuclease activity has made it a popular tool for custom editing of eukaryotic genomes.); the encoded protein is MLPKMRYRLGLDIGSTSIGWCMIRLNQADEPVAVIRMGVRIFSDGRNPKDGSSLAVTRRQARQMRRRRDRLLKRKARLLSALIRLGFFPQDSTYRKELTKLDPYILRKKGLYQALTGPEFARALFHINQRRGFLSNRKTDKKDNDSGTLKKAIKDLRDKLKQENCHTLGEWLANRHEYGLSVRARLRGRIQKDKKYDFYADRAMIEHEFDTLWEQQSGFNPALFTDSARNEFKDILLHQRPLRPVKPGRCTLLPDEERAPLALPSTQRFRIYQELNNLRLLTSDLREQQLTLAQRNTIVELLERGDVTFTKLLKALKLPGTTKFNLEDIKRDRLNGNKTTYILSKDQYFGNSWNDYPLIRQDEIVEKLLNDPSESALIDWLQKTTGVNEATAERIANCSLPEGYGSLSRAALGRILPELIKDVVVYSEAAKRAGFDSHSALFYTQKTGEIFDTLPYYGEPLQRHVSFGTGNLDDPPEKRLGKIANPTIHIGLNELRKVVNALIKRYGHPSEVIVEVARELKLSREKKREIQKEQKARQDLNEQQVAEACSALGLTPANLGKAKRRELSQKMQLWVELNPKDVAARRCPYTGEQISIECLLSNEVEIEHILPFSMTLDDSLNNKTVTLRRANRDKGNRTPYQAFGEKPIPGYDYTAILERAALMSKEKAKRFAPDGYQRWLKEDKDFLARALNDTAYLSRVAKEYLSLICPPNQVRAIPGRMTAMLRGKFGLNSLLSGSDLKNRNDHRHHALDAAVVGITDQGLLQRFATTSASAREKQLDRLVGEMPFPWPTYREHVERALGSIIVSHKPDHGYQGAMHEETAWGLRENGMVSRRVRPDDGGPRQRETKYKSVVTINSTNDPKRHGLDEQGQSKAYKGYVGGSNYCIEIWRDEKGKWNGDVISTFQAYQIIRQFGENLGLKKLRDPSYSQSGKPLVMRLMIDDIVRLKINDIQRTMRVVVIKGNGQISMCDHNETNVDSRNRDKNDPFSYVSKYAGSLQKAQGRRIIVSEIGDLRDYGFRG
- the cas1 gene encoding type II CRISPR-associated endonuclease Cas1; protein product: MIGRIVEVADNRRHLFVSRGFMVVQDTEGEHKELGQIPLDDITAVIANAHGLSYSNNLLVALAERGAPFVLCAANHNTVGMLWPVDGNFQQAKRFDAQLAANKPTHKRLWADIVKSKLQQQAAALGAAGATTAPLTALVTKVRSGDPDNLEAQGARRYWGLLFGEDFRRDQNGSGLNGLLNYGYTVLRAATARAVVAAGLHPTLGLHHRNEGNPMRLVDDLMEPFRPLIDLLVWQLRQRGESQVSPKTKRALVHSLYDDMQTCSGATPAMVCMQRLAVSLAQVYLGERDKLDLPLPGLPLSLAASLADD